A genomic window from Exiguobacterium acetylicum DSM 20416 includes:
- a CDS encoding replication-associated recombination protein A, which produces MAHLFESQSPAGPLANRMRPQNLDEIVGQRHLIGETTLLRRAILADRLGTVIFYGPPGTGKTTLARVISSYTKSAFEQLNAVTAKLEQLREILKAAEARLQFEEQKTILFLDEIHRFNKMQQDALLPALEAGTITLIGATTENPSFEVNAALLSRATVFRFEPPTADDLRIVLDRTLKDEERGLGKYPITITDDAIDHYVKLSDGDYRALLNALELAVLTTPEIDGQITIDLAVAEESIQQKALKYDKDGDRHYDVISAFIKSIRGSDPDAALYWLAVMIEAGESPRFIVRRLYVHAAEDIGLSDPQALLMVDACARACEYVGFPEARIPLAETVLYLATAPKSNAVISAIDQALTLVRRSDGGPVPPHLRDAHHPGAAALGNGVTYQYPHDFEHAYVPQNYWPENLARTKPVFYRPSPRGFEKQLQARLDFWNKQTATHQKKRP; this is translated from the coding sequence ATGGCACATTTATTTGAATCCCAGTCACCTGCCGGACCGCTCGCGAATCGGATGCGTCCTCAGAATCTGGATGAAATCGTCGGACAACGCCATCTGATCGGAGAGACGACACTCCTGCGGCGTGCCATCTTAGCTGACCGTCTCGGAACCGTCATTTTTTACGGCCCACCGGGTACCGGAAAGACGACGCTCGCGCGTGTCATCTCTAGTTATACGAAATCAGCGTTCGAGCAATTAAACGCGGTCACGGCAAAACTGGAACAATTACGGGAAATTCTAAAAGCAGCCGAAGCCCGTCTTCAGTTCGAGGAACAAAAAACAATTCTCTTTCTCGATGAGATCCATCGATTCAATAAGATGCAACAAGACGCCTTACTCCCGGCGCTTGAAGCGGGTACGATCACGTTGATCGGCGCAACGACGGAAAATCCGAGTTTTGAGGTCAATGCCGCTCTCTTATCGCGGGCAACGGTCTTTCGTTTTGAACCACCGACAGCAGACGATTTACGAATCGTCCTCGACCGGACCTTAAAGGACGAAGAGCGTGGTCTTGGCAAATATCCGATTACGATCACAGATGATGCAATCGATCATTACGTCAAGTTGTCAGATGGCGATTACCGAGCATTATTGAATGCACTTGAACTCGCCGTCTTAACAACACCGGAAATCGATGGTCAGATCACGATCGACCTCGCTGTTGCCGAGGAATCGATTCAGCAAAAAGCATTGAAGTACGACAAGGACGGCGATCGGCATTACGATGTCATCTCTGCCTTCATCAAATCGATTCGAGGTTCCGATCCTGACGCCGCGCTTTACTGGCTCGCCGTCATGATTGAAGCGGGCGAAAGTCCACGTTTCATCGTTCGTCGTCTCTATGTCCATGCGGCAGAAGACATCGGTCTGTCTGATCCGCAAGCGTTATTGATGGTCGATGCGTGTGCCCGTGCTTGTGAATACGTCGGTTTCCCGGAAGCACGAATTCCGCTCGCTGAAACGGTCTTATATCTCGCGACAGCACCGAAGTCGAATGCTGTCATCTCAGCGATTGATCAAGCATTGACACTCGTTCGTCGTTCGGACGGTGGACCGGTTCCGCCGCACTTGCGCGATGCTCATCATCCGGGGGCAGCAGCACTTGGGAATGGCGTCACCTATCAATATCCGCACGACTTCGAACATGCCTATGTGCCACAAAATTACTGGCCTGAGAATCTTGCCCGGACAAAACCGGTCTTTTATCGTCCTAGCCCACGCGGTTTTGAGAAACAACTGCAAGCTCGACTTGATTTTTGGAACAAACAAACAGCCACACATCAGAAAAAGCGACCATAA
- the alaS gene encoding alanine--tRNA ligase — translation MKALKPLTGAQIRQMYLDFFQSKGHAIEPSASLVPVEDPSLLWINSGVATLKKYFDGRVIPDNPRIVNAQKSIRTNDIENVGKTARHHTFFEMLGNFSVGDYFREDAIKWGWELLTSDDWYGLDPERLSVTIHPEDDAARQIWLELGVPAERIIPLEDNFWEIGEGPSGPNTEIFFDRGPAFGDDPNDSELYPGGENERYLEIWNIVFSQYNHDGHGNYTELPRKNIDTGMGLERMACVMQDVPTNFDTDLFMPIIHKTEEISGKIYRDDSKLDVAFKVIADHIRTVSFAIGDGALPSNEGRGYVLRRLLRRAVRYAKMLGIERPFMYELVDTVGNVMVDFYPQVPEKADFIKRVIKNEEERFHETLHDGLAILNTVAQTSKANGEHVISGEDAFRLYDTYGFPLELTVEYAEDHQMSVDEEGFKLAMDAQRQRARAAREESGSMQQQSEVLSTLKDKSTFVGYTDLKADAKIIALVHDGERVTEVAAGEEAQVILDITPFYAESGGEVADTGTIEGKDFVLDVKDVQKAPNGQNLHTVIVRTGIATEAADVVATVEAAERKAVTKNHTATHLLHKALKDTLGTHVNQAGSLVSPERLRFDFSHFGAVTQEELTKIEQDVNQAIWASLPVDIEEMNIADAKAKGAMALFGEKYGETVRVVSAGTYSIELCGGIHVGNTAEIGLFKIVSESGIGAGTRRIEAVTGAGAYRVMNQHLETLEQAAAVLKTKTTEVPVRIEALQQQLRETERANESLQAKLANIEAASLKDDVEEINGVRVLAKRVDVSDMDALRGMMDELKSSLGSAIIVLGSAQGEKVNLVASVSKDLIDQGYHAGKLIKEVATRCGGGGGGRPDMAQAGGKDASKLEEALAYASQYVQSLA, via the coding sequence ATGAAAGCTCTAAAACCATTAACGGGTGCACAAATCCGTCAGATGTATCTTGATTTCTTCCAAAGCAAAGGACATGCGATCGAACCGAGTGCTTCACTCGTACCGGTCGAAGATCCATCGCTCTTGTGGATCAACTCGGGTGTTGCAACACTCAAGAAATATTTCGATGGTCGTGTCATTCCTGATAATCCACGGATTGTCAACGCACAAAAATCAATCCGGACGAACGATATCGAAAACGTTGGGAAAACAGCGCGTCACCACACATTCTTCGAGATGCTCGGAAACTTCTCCGTCGGTGATTACTTCCGTGAAGATGCAATCAAATGGGGCTGGGAGCTCTTGACGAGTGATGACTGGTACGGTCTTGATCCGGAACGTCTTTCGGTCACGATTCACCCGGAAGATGACGCAGCGCGTCAAATCTGGCTTGAACTCGGCGTGCCGGCTGAGCGGATCATTCCACTTGAAGATAACTTCTGGGAAATCGGTGAAGGTCCATCTGGTCCGAACACGGAAATCTTCTTCGATCGTGGTCCAGCTTTCGGAGACGATCCGAACGATTCAGAACTCTACCCAGGTGGCGAAAACGAACGCTATCTCGAGATCTGGAATATCGTCTTCAGTCAATACAACCACGATGGACACGGCAACTATACGGAACTTCCGCGTAAAAACATCGATACAGGGATGGGACTTGAACGGATGGCGTGTGTCATGCAGGACGTGCCGACGAACTTCGATACGGATCTGTTCATGCCGATCATTCATAAGACAGAAGAAATCAGCGGTAAAATCTACCGTGATGATTCGAAACTTGATGTAGCATTCAAAGTCATCGCAGACCACATCCGTACCGTATCATTCGCAATCGGTGATGGTGCGCTTCCTTCGAATGAAGGACGTGGATATGTCCTTCGTCGTTTACTACGCCGTGCGGTGCGTTATGCGAAGATGCTTGGAATCGAGCGTCCGTTCATGTATGAACTCGTCGATACGGTCGGGAACGTCATGGTCGACTTCTACCCACAAGTTCCGGAAAAAGCGGACTTCATCAAACGCGTCATCAAAAACGAAGAAGAACGTTTCCATGAGACACTTCATGACGGTCTTGCAATCTTGAACACAGTCGCTCAGACGTCTAAGGCGAACGGTGAGCATGTCATCAGCGGCGAAGATGCGTTCCGTCTGTATGACACATATGGTTTCCCACTTGAGTTGACAGTCGAGTATGCAGAAGATCATCAGATGTCTGTCGATGAAGAAGGCTTCAAATTAGCGATGGATGCGCAACGTCAGCGTGCACGTGCGGCACGTGAAGAGAGTGGTTCGATGCAACAGCAATCGGAAGTCCTCTCGACGCTAAAAGATAAAAGTACGTTCGTCGGCTATACCGACCTTAAGGCGGATGCAAAAATCATCGCTTTAGTGCATGATGGAGAACGAGTCACAGAAGTCGCTGCTGGTGAAGAAGCACAAGTCATTCTCGACATCACGCCGTTCTACGCTGAAAGCGGTGGTGAAGTCGCAGATACAGGAACAATCGAAGGCAAAGACTTCGTTCTTGATGTTAAAGATGTTCAAAAAGCACCAAACGGTCAAAACTTGCATACGGTCATCGTTCGTACAGGGATCGCAACGGAAGCGGCAGATGTCGTTGCAACGGTCGAAGCAGCAGAACGTAAAGCCGTCACGAAAAACCATACGGCAACACACTTGCTTCATAAAGCATTGAAAGATACGCTCGGAACACACGTTAACCAAGCGGGATCACTCGTTTCTCCAGAACGTCTTCGCTTCGATTTCTCACACTTCGGTGCAGTGACACAAGAAGAGTTGACGAAGATTGAACAAGACGTCAACCAAGCAATCTGGGCATCGCTACCGGTCGATATCGAAGAGATGAACATCGCTGATGCAAAAGCAAAAGGCGCGATGGCATTGTTCGGTGAGAAGTACGGTGAAACGGTCCGCGTCGTCTCAGCAGGCACATACTCGATCGAGTTGTGTGGCGGAATCCACGTCGGAAACACAGCCGAAATCGGCTTGTTCAAGATTGTTTCGGAGTCTGGTATCGGTGCAGGTACACGCCGAATCGAAGCGGTAACGGGTGCAGGTGCGTATCGTGTCATGAACCAACACTTAGAAACACTCGAACAAGCAGCAGCTGTTCTGAAGACGAAGACGACAGAAGTTCCTGTCCGCATCGAAGCACTGCAACAACAGCTTCGTGAGACGGAACGAGCAAACGAATCGTTGCAAGCAAAACTTGCGAACATTGAAGCTGCTTCGCTCAAGGATGATGTGGAAGAAATCAACGGTGTGCGTGTGCTTGCGAAACGTGTCGACGTCTCAGACATGGACGCTCTTCGCGGCATGATGGATGAGCTGAAGAGCTCACTCGGATCAGCGATCATCGTTCTCGGGAGTGCGCAAGGTGAGAAAGTCAATCTCGTCGCAAGCGTCTCAAAAGATTTAATCGACCAAGGCTATCATGCTGGTAAATTGATCAAGGAAGTCGCAACACGCTGCGGTGGGGGCGGTGGCGGTCGCCCTGACATGGCTCAAGCTGGTGGAAAAGATGCGTCGAAATTAGAAGAAGCACTCGCGTACGCTTCACAATACGTGCAATCACTGGCATAA
- a CDS encoding tetratricopeptide repeat protein has product MNYNEVGFRHLEAGNYELAAQAFNDAIEENPKDPTAYVNLGTLLQSMNDADRALRFYDRALMIDNTFASAYYAKGALFFAADQLVEAEESLRAALLYGLDDADLHFMLGMTYQKLGDPVRGLPRLQRASELNGVDIEIAFQYGLALAQNEKLEEAVEMFEHVLMLDETHTDARYNYAIALAFLGQQEVCYAELEAVLAYQPEHALARDAKAKMDALLKQAD; this is encoded by the coding sequence ATGAATTATAATGAAGTAGGATTCCGGCATTTAGAAGCTGGAAATTATGAATTAGCAGCGCAGGCTTTCAACGACGCAATCGAAGAAAATCCAAAAGATCCGACAGCATATGTCAATCTCGGAACATTACTCCAATCGATGAACGACGCTGATCGTGCCCTTCGTTTTTATGACCGGGCGCTGATGATCGATAATACGTTCGCGAGTGCCTATTATGCAAAAGGGGCGCTGTTCTTTGCTGCCGACCAACTCGTCGAAGCAGAGGAATCATTGCGGGCAGCGTTATTATATGGACTTGACGACGCGGATCTCCATTTCATGCTTGGGATGACGTATCAAAAACTTGGTGATCCTGTACGTGGCTTACCTCGTCTACAACGTGCGTCAGAATTGAACGGTGTCGATATTGAGATCGCGTTCCAATACGGGCTTGCCTTAGCGCAAAACGAGAAGTTGGAAGAAGCCGTCGAGATGTTCGAGCACGTTTTGATGCTTGACGAAACGCACACGGATGCTCGGTACAACTATGCGATCGCGCTTGCTTTCCTCGGTCAACAGGAAGTGTGTTATGCAGAACTTGAAGCCGTTCTTGCCTACCAGCCGGAACACGCTCTTGCGCGAGATGCAAAAGCGAAGATGGATGCGTTATTAAAACAAGCAGACTGA
- a CDS encoding cysteine desulfurase family protein has translation MNYFDHSATTPMRPEVLEAMTPYLLEQYGNPSSVHAAGRSARAAIDKARRQIAQELNAKPTELIFTSGGTESDNYAIFGAAEATREKGRHLITTRFEHHAVLHAFEELEKQGYDVTYLDVPNTGVVSLAALQEAVREDTTLVSIMFGNNEVGTIQPIAAFGQFLRERGILFHTDAVQVFGKQAIDVEALHVDLLSASGHKINGPKGIGLLYMRTGVKLAPQTFGGEQERKRRAGTENVPGIVGLAKALELMIAERDQQQDHIKQLRSVLLTRLNESGVTYEVNGVEGLPNVLNLYFPRIEIEPFLIMLDMRQMAVSSGSACTAGSVEPSHVLSAMYGEDERTRASVRISFGHGNELAQVELLAQALQDVVKSFQN, from the coding sequence ATGAATTACTTTGACCATTCGGCGACGACGCCGATGCGTCCGGAAGTCCTTGAGGCAATGACGCCTTATTTGCTCGAACAGTATGGCAACCCATCGAGTGTCCACGCGGCTGGTCGGTCTGCTCGGGCAGCAATTGACAAAGCGCGCCGGCAGATTGCCCAAGAATTGAACGCAAAACCAACCGAACTGATTTTCACGAGTGGTGGGACGGAGTCGGATAACTACGCGATCTTTGGGGCAGCTGAAGCAACGCGTGAAAAAGGGCGTCATCTCATTACGACACGATTTGAGCACCATGCTGTATTGCATGCGTTTGAAGAACTCGAAAAACAAGGTTATGACGTCACGTATCTCGATGTTCCCAATACAGGCGTCGTCTCATTGGCTGCCTTGCAAGAAGCGGTCCGGGAAGATACGACACTCGTCTCGATCATGTTCGGCAACAATGAAGTCGGAACGATTCAGCCGATTGCGGCATTCGGTCAATTTTTACGAGAACGCGGTATTTTGTTTCATACGGACGCGGTGCAAGTGTTCGGAAAACAAGCAATCGATGTCGAAGCGTTACATGTCGATCTCTTATCCGCGTCTGGTCATAAAATCAATGGTCCAAAAGGAATCGGATTGTTGTACATGCGGACTGGCGTGAAGTTAGCCCCTCAAACGTTCGGTGGAGAACAGGAACGCAAGCGTCGTGCTGGTACGGAGAACGTACCGGGAATCGTCGGTTTAGCGAAAGCGCTCGAACTGATGATTGCAGAGCGTGATCAACAACAGGACCACATCAAACAGCTGCGCAGTGTTTTGCTAACACGCTTGAATGAAAGTGGCGTCACTTACGAAGTCAACGGTGTTGAAGGATTACCGAATGTCCTCAATCTTTACTTCCCGCGGATTGAAATCGAACCGTTCCTGATCATGCTTGATATGCGTCAGATGGCCGTATCGAGCGGGAGTGCATGTACGGCAGGATCCGTCGAACCTTCGCATGTCTTATCGGCGATGTATGGCGAAGATGAACGGACACGAGCATCGGTCCGAATCAGTTTTGGTCACGGAAATGAGCTCGCGCAAGTCGAACTACTCGCACAAGCCTTGCAAGATGTCGTAAAATCGTTTCAGAATTAA
- the mnmA gene encoding tRNA 2-thiouridine(34) synthase MnmA gives MNTRAKAPSETTVVVGMSGGVDSSVTAHLLKEQGYNVIGIFMKNWDDTDENGFCTATEDYEDVIAVANQIGIPYYAVNFEKEYWDKVFTYFLDEYKLGRTPNPDVMCNKEIKFKAFLDHAMRLGADFVATGHYARAVYEDGEHKLLRGVDANKDQTYFLNQLSQEQIAKAMFPIGHMEKSEVRRIAEEANLATAKKKDSTGICFIGERNFKQFLGQYLPAQPGEMRTLDGNVMGRHDGLMYYTMGQRHGLGIGGDGEPWFVVGKNLKENILYVDQGFHNELLYSEGLLASDVSWTSERPVGETFRCTAKFRYRQQDTAVTVRVLEDGLDVSFDERQRAITPGQAVVFYDGDICLGGATIDAAYKAGERLAYLA, from the coding sequence ATGAATACACGAGCGAAAGCCCCGAGTGAAACGACAGTCGTCGTTGGGATGTCGGGCGGTGTCGATTCTTCTGTGACCGCTCATTTATTAAAAGAGCAAGGCTATAACGTCATCGGAATCTTCATGAAAAACTGGGATGACACGGATGAGAACGGCTTTTGTACGGCGACGGAAGATTATGAAGACGTCATCGCGGTAGCCAATCAAATCGGCATTCCGTACTATGCAGTCAATTTCGAGAAAGAGTACTGGGATAAGGTCTTCACGTACTTCCTCGATGAATATAAACTCGGTCGGACACCGAATCCGGACGTCATGTGTAACAAGGAAATCAAGTTCAAAGCCTTCCTCGATCACGCGATGCGTCTTGGTGCCGATTTCGTCGCGACAGGGCACTATGCGCGTGCCGTCTATGAGGATGGAGAACATAAATTGCTTCGAGGCGTTGATGCAAACAAGGATCAAACATATTTCTTGAATCAATTGTCGCAAGAGCAGATCGCGAAGGCGATGTTCCCGATCGGACACATGGAAAAATCAGAAGTACGCCGGATCGCAGAAGAAGCGAACCTCGCGACAGCGAAGAAAAAAGACTCGACAGGCATTTGCTTCATCGGCGAGCGGAACTTCAAACAGTTCCTCGGTCAATATCTGCCGGCGCAACCCGGTGAAATGCGGACGCTTGACGGGAACGTCATGGGACGCCACGATGGATTGATGTACTATACGATGGGACAACGTCATGGACTTGGTATCGGTGGCGACGGAGAACCTTGGTTCGTCGTTGGGAAAAACCTAAAAGAGAACATTCTCTATGTCGATCAAGGATTCCATAACGAATTGTTGTATTCGGAAGGATTGCTTGCTTCAGATGTCAGTTGGACGTCTGAGCGTCCGGTCGGTGAGACATTCCGTTGTACAGCGAAATTCCGTTACCGTCAACAAGACACAGCCGTCACGGTTCGTGTCCTCGAAGATGGACTCGATGTCTCGTTTGACGAGCGTCAACGGGCAATCACACCAGGACAAGCGGTCGTGTTCTATGATGGAGACATCTGCCTCGGTGGTGCGACGATCGATGCAGCCTATAAAGCAGGCGAACGCCTCGCTTATCTCGCGTAA
- a CDS encoding VOC family protein, which translates to MARLPIAGLCELVLEVEDMDRAVGFWNGTLGIPIVEQWAPEDAEPSKEQSKQDGVWATWLYIGGNTRLGLWLKRDFTMEERTVKHLPVSEWDTLYDEGGVHVHCAFYVEKEEFQQALNQLREASITVKLREWDEQETSNQKEHSAYFKDTENNVIELYTKNMDEAYEDFSGPPLRVIREVGN; encoded by the coding sequence ATGGCACGTTTACCGATTGCAGGATTGTGTGAATTAGTACTGGAAGTCGAGGATATGGACCGTGCGGTTGGCTTTTGGAATGGGACACTTGGTATTCCGATCGTCGAGCAATGGGCACCTGAGGATGCAGAACCGAGCAAGGAACAATCTAAACAGGACGGAGTTTGGGCAACGTGGCTCTACATTGGCGGTAACACCCGACTCGGTCTATGGCTGAAGCGAGACTTCACGATGGAAGAACGAACGGTCAAACACTTACCAGTGTCCGAATGGGACACGTTGTATGACGAAGGTGGTGTCCATGTCCACTGTGCTTTCTACGTTGAGAAGGAAGAGTTCCAACAAGCCTTGAATCAACTGCGCGAAGCTTCGATCACCGTGAAGCTCAGAGAGTGGGATGAACAGGAGACCTCGAATCAAAAAGAGCATTCAGCTTATTTCAAGGATACGGAAAATAACGTCATCGAACTGTACACGAAAAACATGGATGAAGCCTATGAAGACTTTTCCGGTCCACCACTTCGTGTCATCCGTGAAGTTGGGAATTAA
- the cymR gene encoding cysteine metabolism transcriptional regulator CymR, translating into MKISTKGRYGLTIMIALAKEAESKPLSLKKIAQMYDLSEHYLEQLIAPLRNGGLVKSVRGAYGGYKLGREAQNITAGEIIRLLEGPLVVVEGDACDEVTKRKLWDKIQQAVDQVLDSTTLQDLAEEEDTGYMFYI; encoded by the coding sequence ATGAAAATCTCGACGAAAGGGCGATATGGTCTAACGATCATGATCGCACTCGCGAAAGAAGCTGAATCTAAACCATTATCCCTAAAAAAAATTGCGCAGATGTATGACCTATCTGAGCACTACCTTGAACAGTTGATTGCACCCCTTCGTAATGGAGGTCTCGTCAAAAGTGTCCGCGGTGCTTACGGCGGGTATAAGCTCGGTCGTGAAGCGCAAAACATCACAGCAGGTGAAATTATCCGCCTGCTTGAAGGACCACTCGTCGTCGTCGAAGGCGATGCATGTGACGAGGTCACGAAACGCAAACTTTGGGATAAAATCCAGCAAGCAGTCGATCAAGTGCTCGATTCAACGACGCTACAAGATTTAGCGGAAGAAGAAGATACAGGATACATGTTCTATATTTGA
- a CDS encoding ATP-dependent RecD-like DNA helicase — protein sequence MEHPHQVVGRVKRVLFSSEEEAHSIVLVAVKEKNFELKETELVITGTGVGIELGGTYQAFGRLVDHPRFGKQLKAELIRRSVPMTKQATIRFLTNGSFTGIGPKTAKNIVDALGEEAVDLILKDERVLNQVPGLKQNQADIILSRLATLYGVDQLMLFLAPFDVTPKLAAKIYAAYEGDAMARIRENPYSLMYEVNGIGFKTADHIASHLGLVGLHPERVAASIMHILEQEAGEGHAFATVDSLLQRAPRLLGEDPGERLEQAIELLLAEDKVKLEEGCLYLPTIFYAEVRAAKELARVMANGAEQEVDVATILEAIGHLEEQFGMEYAAQQREAIELAVKAPLMVLTGGPGTGKTTVIKGILHALQEIHDWPLEKSRVKTGDVYPYVLVAPTGRAAKRLSEATDVPAMTIHRLLKYDGTNFQLNEDQPITGKVLIIDESSMIDIYLLSSLLRAVPNGMKILFVGDRDQLPSVGPGQVLADLMDTEGIPVVRLNVVHRQAEDSSILRLAHDLKNRTTSADLLAPLADRRFYTASPQETLRGISAFAEKALAKGYSKFDVQILAPTYRGQVGIDELNVALQRVYNPEEPKKREVKQGTRIYRTGDKILQLVNNAEENVYNGDIGEIVNIFFAKENVDKVDKIIARFDQTEVEYNRSDWDQFTHAYAITIHKAQGSEFPIVLMPVYFTGAFKHSRNLIYTAVTRAKSSLLLFGDPRAFHKASQEEEPRRRTRLIERLGGVTKT from the coding sequence ATGGAGCACCCCCATCAAGTCGTCGGGCGCGTCAAACGTGTGCTCTTTTCTTCTGAAGAAGAAGCACACTCCATTGTATTGGTCGCCGTCAAAGAAAAAAACTTTGAACTGAAAGAAACCGAGCTCGTCATCACGGGTACAGGGGTCGGAATCGAACTCGGAGGAACGTATCAAGCATTTGGTCGTCTCGTTGATCATCCTCGCTTCGGAAAACAACTGAAGGCGGAGCTGATTCGTCGATCGGTTCCGATGACAAAACAGGCAACGATCCGCTTCTTGACGAATGGTTCGTTCACCGGCATTGGTCCGAAGACAGCGAAAAATATCGTCGATGCTCTCGGAGAAGAGGCAGTGGACCTCATTTTGAAGGATGAGCGAGTACTGAATCAGGTGCCTGGGTTAAAACAAAATCAAGCGGATATCATATTGAGTCGACTCGCTACGTTATACGGTGTCGATCAGTTGATGCTATTCTTAGCGCCATTTGATGTCACACCAAAACTAGCGGCGAAAATCTATGCTGCTTACGAAGGGGACGCCATGGCGCGAATTCGAGAGAATCCGTATTCCTTGATGTATGAAGTGAACGGGATTGGTTTTAAGACAGCCGATCATATCGCCTCACATCTCGGACTTGTCGGATTACATCCGGAACGTGTCGCTGCTTCGATCATGCATATATTAGAACAAGAAGCAGGAGAGGGACATGCCTTTGCGACGGTCGACTCACTATTACAACGGGCACCCCGGTTGCTTGGTGAAGACCCAGGAGAACGGCTGGAACAAGCGATTGAACTGTTGCTCGCTGAAGATAAGGTCAAGCTTGAAGAAGGTTGTTTGTATTTACCGACGATCTTTTATGCGGAAGTTCGAGCGGCGAAAGAACTGGCTCGCGTCATGGCGAACGGTGCCGAACAGGAAGTCGATGTCGCGACGATTCTTGAAGCGATTGGGCACCTCGAAGAACAGTTTGGCATGGAATATGCCGCACAGCAGCGGGAAGCGATCGAGTTAGCGGTTAAAGCACCATTGATGGTTCTGACCGGTGGACCAGGGACCGGTAAGACGACCGTCATCAAGGGAATTTTACATGCCTTGCAAGAAATTCATGATTGGCCACTTGAGAAAAGTCGCGTCAAGACGGGAGATGTCTATCCGTATGTCCTTGTTGCACCGACCGGACGCGCCGCTAAACGTTTGTCGGAAGCAACGGACGTTCCAGCGATGACGATTCATCGTCTGTTGAAGTATGACGGAACGAACTTCCAACTGAATGAAGATCAGCCGATCACGGGAAAAGTACTGATCATCGATGAGTCATCAATGATTGATATCTACTTGTTATCGAGTCTGCTCCGTGCTGTTCCGAACGGTATGAAAATTTTGTTCGTCGGTGACCGCGATCAGTTGCCATCCGTAGGTCCTGGGCAGGTACTGGCAGACTTGATGGACACGGAAGGGATTCCCGTCGTTCGTCTGAACGTCGTCCATCGCCAAGCGGAAGATTCTTCGATTTTACGGCTTGCCCACGATTTGAAGAACCGGACGACGTCTGCTGATTTGTTGGCACCACTTGCGGATCGTCGCTTCTATACCGCGTCTCCGCAAGAGACGTTACGCGGTATTTCAGCTTTCGCAGAAAAAGCACTTGCGAAAGGCTATTCGAAATTCGATGTTCAGATTCTTGCACCGACTTACCGTGGTCAAGTCGGAATCGACGAGTTAAATGTCGCCTTGCAACGCGTCTACAACCCGGAAGAACCAAAGAAACGGGAAGTTAAACAAGGCACGCGGATTTACCGGACCGGAGATAAGATTCTCCAGCTCGTCAACAATGCAGAAGAAAACGTTTATAACGGAGATATCGGAGAAATCGTCAACATCTTCTTCGCTAAAGAGAATGTCGACAAGGTGGATAAGATCATCGCACGCTTCGACCAGACGGAAGTCGAGTATAACCGAAGTGACTGGGATCAATTCACGCATGCTTATGCGATCACGATCCATAAGGCGCAAGGATCCGAGTTTCCAATCGTCTTGATGCCGGTCTATTTCACGGGGGCGTTCAAGCATTCCCGAAATTTGATTTATACGGCGGTTACCCGTGCGAAGTCGAGTTTATTGCTGTTCGGCGACCCACGAGCATTCCATAAAGCGTCGCAAGAAGAGGAACCCCGGCGCCGTACACGATTGATTGAACGACTCGGTGGTGTGACAAAGACTTGA